The following proteins are co-located in the Polystyrenella longa genome:
- a CDS encoding cation diffusion facilitator family transporter, translated as MSHHHHDHGHSHSQNYNRSFALGVILNLIYIVVEAVYGILSGSLALLADAGHNLSDVLGLLLAWAAYYLSNLKPTERHTYGWGASTILAALLNALILIAALGGICWEAISRFGTEQTLPGMTIIVVAAIGVVINTATALLFMKNQHDDLNIRGAFLHMAADAAVSVGVVLGGVAIYFWQTTWIDPALSLLIAVVIFISTWGLLKDSLNLALQAVPRNIDPSKVHQSLEELDNVRHIHDLHIWALSTTETALSVHLVLEEINRNDEILAAASEMLKEKFKIVHSTIQIEHSTDYECHSETSCNH; from the coding sequence CACGATCACGGCCATTCACACAGTCAGAACTACAACCGCTCTTTCGCTCTGGGCGTGATTCTGAATCTGATTTATATCGTCGTCGAAGCAGTTTACGGAATTCTATCCGGTTCACTTGCGCTGCTCGCCGACGCAGGACACAATTTGAGCGATGTCCTCGGATTGCTGCTCGCCTGGGCCGCCTATTACCTTTCCAATCTGAAACCGACGGAACGGCACACCTACGGTTGGGGCGCTTCAACCATTCTTGCTGCACTCCTCAACGCGTTGATCCTCATCGCGGCGCTCGGGGGAATCTGTTGGGAAGCGATTTCACGATTTGGTACAGAACAAACGCTTCCCGGGATGACCATCATCGTCGTGGCGGCAATTGGCGTGGTCATCAATACGGCGACCGCCCTGCTCTTTATGAAGAATCAGCATGACGACCTCAACATTCGCGGTGCATTTCTGCATATGGCGGCCGATGCGGCTGTCTCTGTTGGTGTGGTGCTGGGGGGCGTCGCCATTTACTTTTGGCAGACAACTTGGATCGATCCTGCGCTCAGCTTGCTTATCGCAGTGGTCATTTTTATCAGCACCTGGGGATTACTGAAAGATTCCCTCAACCTCGCGCTGCAGGCGGTTCCACGCAATATAGACCCGTCGAAAGTTCACCAAAGCCTAGAGGAACTGGATAATGTGCGGCACATTCATGACCTGCATATCTGGGCGCTGAGCACCACGGAAACAGCCTTGTCCGTACACTTAGTTCTGGAAGAGATCAACCGGAACGACGAAATTCTCGCAGCAGCGTCGGAAATGCTGAAAGAGAAATTCAAGATCGTGCATTCCACGATTCAAATCGAGCACAGCACGGACTACGAATGCCATTCCGAGACGTCCTGCAACCACTAA